From a single Pseudalkalibacillus hwajinpoensis genomic region:
- a CDS encoding cytochrome P450, translating into MTSVEKLSGIRLKNYLEFRKNPLVFLSETRNIADFVELGASSFVVHHPGAMKEILVSKASSFEKGSSASILSKTIGRGILTSEGETHNRQRKMTMPAFHKEKLAGYMKVIQSETLKLIDSWKGGETLCVSNEMMKLTLCIILKTMFGKDISEPESDELAQAVSDIIEKSAGDLFLPFPVPGFIPTPRNHRYHAGKEKLLALTDELIAHTPKGDHLLHLLQTTTLSNGSPLSKEEIRSQILTMLIAGHETTANVLSWMWYELASQPEVEERLVEEWHNTKEGVKNQTMTGQFLKETLRLYPAAWVLLREAPEPVYLKGHYFKKGASFLLSPYLMHRNPAFFKNPDVFDVNRFSTENAKKLTSFAYLPFGTGPRSCIGSQFAMNEAQLIFSLIGRAVHFEMLENHHPIQAEPLVSLRIQNGLYMRMHKR; encoded by the coding sequence ATGACGAGCGTAGAAAAGTTGTCTGGAATTCGTTTAAAAAATTACCTGGAATTCAGGAAAAACCCACTTGTCTTTTTATCTGAAACGCGAAATATTGCAGACTTTGTTGAGCTTGGCGCTTCCTCATTCGTCGTTCATCATCCTGGTGCCATGAAGGAAATTCTCGTGTCGAAAGCATCCTCTTTCGAAAAAGGGTCTTCCGCTTCGATACTAAGCAAGACAATTGGGAGAGGAATCTTAACTTCCGAGGGAGAAACTCATAACAGACAGAGAAAAATGACCATGCCAGCATTTCATAAAGAGAAATTAGCAGGATATATGAAGGTGATTCAATCTGAGACGCTTAAGCTGATTGACTCGTGGAAAGGTGGCGAGACGTTATGCGTAAGTAATGAAATGATGAAACTAACACTTTGTATTATCTTGAAAACAATGTTTGGTAAGGATATAAGCGAGCCTGAGAGCGACGAGCTCGCACAAGCTGTATCCGACATTATTGAAAAATCAGCAGGAGACCTGTTTCTTCCATTTCCTGTGCCGGGCTTTATCCCGACTCCTAGAAATCATCGCTACCATGCTGGGAAAGAAAAGCTTCTTGCACTGACGGATGAATTAATTGCACATACTCCAAAAGGCGATCACTTGCTCCATCTTCTACAAACCACAACACTCTCAAATGGATCGCCGCTTTCTAAAGAAGAGATAAGAAGCCAAATTTTAACGATGTTGATTGCAGGGCATGAAACGACTGCCAACGTACTTTCCTGGATGTGGTATGAATTAGCCTCACAGCCCGAAGTGGAAGAAAGGTTAGTCGAAGAGTGGCATAACACAAAGGAGGGTGTCAAAAATCAAACAATGACGGGGCAATTCTTGAAAGAAACCTTGAGACTTTATCCCGCAGCGTGGGTGTTGTTACGAGAAGCGCCTGAACCAGTTTATCTTAAGGGCCATTATTTTAAAAAGGGAGCATCCTTCCTTCTTAGCCCCTATTTAATGCACCGAAATCCCGCATTTTTCAAAAACCCTGATGTGTTCGATGTGAATCGCTTTTCTACTGAAAATGCCAAAAAATTGACTTCTTTCGCTTACTTGCCTTTTGGGACCGGGCCTAGAAGCTGCATTGGAAGTCAGTTTGCTATGAACGAGGCGCAGCTCATATTTTCGCTAATAGGTAGAGCGGTTCATTTTGAAATGCTAGAGAACCATCATCCCATTCAAGCAGAACCACTCGTGTCATTACGTATTCAAAATGGACTGTACATGAGGATGCACAAACGATAA
- a CDS encoding ATP-dependent DNA helicase encodes MNEVIHVSVRPLVEYAYRSGSIDARFRTATTMTEGTRLHQMIQKTYGEGDRKEVPFETVINYEELSFQIEGRCDGLLQVENGLMIDEIKSTFLPLGDIREHSHPVYWAQAKCYAYMAAQDHEVDELIVQLTYIQSDSNEVVRFRQRVTLTELTAFMNEVVGRYVPFVRWKRKHIELSTETSKALAFPFDTYREGQRKFAGSVYKTVQDGATLFATAPTGIGKTISTLFPVMKAMGEGFGQKLFYLTAKTITRETAQEAFKLMENKGLHSTSVTITAKEKICFKEKTICQKDYCEYADGYYDRINDGILDILSNETLMKREVIEQYAHKHRLCPFEFSIDLSYTADAVICDYNYLFDPRVSLKRLIEEQKKQTTLLVDEAHNLVDRAREMFSAELHKSPFLKLIRSYKGRNDAIARSATALNQTFIELRKSCENGMVVLEEVDEELLVQMDTFIQASEKELLAQGNDEELLDCYFAAQNFIRIAKLYDHRFTTYVLAGKSEVSMKLFCLDPSNQLQKMRKGFLATTFFSATFAPLSYYQDMLGWKEEDYAVKVPSPFKREHARVYIAPISIRYRDREHTMQSLVTLLSRVVMENQGNYLFFFPSYGYMEHVYNEFSSQVEIETIIQTSGMTEQERERFLGNFQSDRKQSLIGFAVVGGVFSEGIDLKGDRLTGVAVVGVGLPNFDTERKLMKDYFDQKGRNGFEYTYVYPGINRVQQAGGRLIRTETDKGILLLVDSRFLERRYQSLLPYEWKHFEVLR; translated from the coding sequence ATGAATGAAGTAATCCACGTATCAGTTAGACCACTTGTAGAATACGCGTATCGAAGCGGAAGCATTGATGCGCGTTTTCGAACAGCCACAACGATGACAGAAGGAACCCGTCTCCACCAAATGATTCAGAAAACATACGGAGAAGGAGATCGGAAGGAAGTTCCTTTTGAGACGGTAATCAACTACGAAGAGCTCTCTTTTCAGATTGAAGGCAGGTGTGATGGTCTCTTGCAGGTGGAGAATGGGCTTATGATTGATGAAATCAAATCTACTTTTCTTCCGTTAGGTGACATCAGAGAGCACTCTCACCCTGTCTACTGGGCTCAAGCTAAATGCTACGCCTATATGGCCGCTCAAGATCATGAAGTTGATGAACTCATCGTTCAACTTACATATATCCAATCAGATTCAAATGAAGTTGTTCGTTTTCGACAGCGTGTGACGCTTACTGAGCTAACCGCTTTTATGAATGAAGTGGTTGGAAGGTACGTGCCTTTTGTCAGATGGAAACGAAAGCATATCGAGTTAAGTACGGAAACGAGCAAGGCTCTGGCATTTCCTTTCGATACGTACCGTGAAGGGCAGCGGAAGTTTGCAGGTTCTGTTTATAAAACGGTTCAGGATGGAGCGACGTTGTTTGCAACTGCTCCAACTGGAATAGGAAAAACAATCAGTACTTTATTTCCGGTGATGAAAGCGATGGGAGAAGGATTTGGACAGAAGCTTTTCTATTTAACTGCTAAAACTATAACCAGAGAAACGGCTCAGGAAGCGTTCAAGCTTATGGAGAACAAAGGACTGCACTCAACTTCCGTTACGATTACAGCAAAAGAAAAAATCTGTTTTAAAGAAAAAACCATCTGTCAAAAAGACTATTGCGAGTATGCAGATGGCTACTACGATCGCATTAATGACGGGATACTTGATATCTTATCGAACGAGACACTAATGAAGCGAGAAGTGATTGAACAATATGCTCACAAACACCGGCTCTGTCCATTTGAATTTTCGATTGATCTTTCGTATACAGCGGATGCAGTTATTTGTGATTATAACTACTTATTTGATCCCCGGGTATCCTTAAAACGATTGATTGAGGAACAAAAGAAACAGACAACGCTTCTTGTTGATGAGGCACACAATCTCGTTGATCGTGCGAGAGAAATGTTTTCTGCAGAGCTTCATAAATCCCCGTTTCTAAAACTGATAAGGTCTTACAAAGGACGAAATGATGCGATTGCACGCTCTGCAACTGCTCTCAATCAAACGTTTATCGAACTTCGAAAGAGTTGTGAAAACGGCATGGTAGTACTGGAAGAAGTGGATGAAGAACTCCTTGTTCAGATGGATACCTTTATTCAAGCCAGTGAAAAGGAATTACTTGCACAAGGAAACGATGAAGAACTGCTTGACTGCTACTTTGCTGCGCAGAACTTTATCCGGATCGCAAAGCTCTATGATCATCGCTTTACCACCTATGTTCTTGCCGGAAAATCAGAAGTAAGCATGAAGCTGTTCTGTCTCGATCCGTCTAATCAGCTTCAGAAAATGAGAAAAGGGTTTTTAGCGACCACTTTCTTTTCTGCCACGTTCGCGCCGTTGTCTTATTATCAGGATATGCTCGGATGGAAGGAAGAAGATTACGCTGTGAAGGTTCCGTCTCCCTTCAAAAGAGAACATGCACGGGTGTATATTGCACCTATTTCCATCCGTTATCGGGATCGGGAGCATACAATGCAGTCGCTTGTTACTCTCCTTAGTCGGGTTGTGATGGAAAATCAGGGGAACTACCTGTTTTTCTTTCCTTCTTACGGATATATGGAGCACGTGTACAACGAATTTTCCTCTCAGGTCGAAATTGAAACGATTATACAAACGAGTGGGATGACAGAACAGGAGCGGGAGAGATTTCTGGGAAATTTCCAATCAGACCGAAAGCAGAGCTTGATCGGATTTGCGGTCGTAGGAGGGGTTTTTTCTGAAGGTATTGATCTAAAAGGTGATCGCTTAACAGGTGTTGCTGTCGTAGGTGTCGGGCTACCTAATTTTGACACTGAACGCAAGTTAATGAAAGATTACTTTGATCAAAAAGGGCGAAATGGCTTTGAGTATACGTATGTTTATCCAGGGATAAACCGTGTTCAACAGGCTGGTGGTAGACTTATTCGTACCGAAACAGATAAAGGAATACTTCTACTTGTTGATAGCCGTTTCCTAGAAAGACGTTACCAGTCACTTCTTCCGTATGAATGGAAACATTTTGAAGTCTTGCGTTAA
- a CDS encoding amidohydrolase, which yields MNKADCNKLDQYIRNVQEDLHRIPEPAFKEEQTASYIARELKRMGYFVKTGIAGTGVTATMPGKKNYPCVAVRADMDCITHEDGGKITYRHSCGHDAHSSIALGIAKHFSENREAITGSIVFIFQPAEEIMQGAKAMTDEGVLKDVDVLIGYHLRTEEECPMGSMAPALMHSATTIVSGEIKGKTAHGGRPHHGVNVIDVMATLLSAVNTIRSNPQSGTSITFTRISAGGGSLNVIPGSATFALDIRSRDNEELNRVISNLDSIFQNCAAMHDAKITYSIEGAVPAPRYSGRLIEEARESIEAVLGKGKAIPPIVTPGGEDFHYYTALSDVEAVYLGIGANVSPGLHDPAMTFEKKSLVDAVQVVSHLMGQLMKQK from the coding sequence ATGAACAAAGCTGATTGTAATAAACTTGATCAGTATATCAGAAACGTACAGGAGGACCTTCATCGTATTCCAGAGCCTGCTTTTAAAGAAGAACAAACAGCCTCCTACATAGCGAGAGAGCTTAAAAGAATGGGCTATTTCGTGAAGACCGGTATAGCGGGCACTGGTGTTACTGCAACAATGCCAGGGAAGAAGAATTATCCATGTGTCGCCGTCCGTGCCGATATGGACTGTATTACTCATGAAGATGGGGGGAAGATTACTTATCGTCATTCCTGTGGTCATGACGCACATTCAAGCATCGCACTTGGAATTGCAAAACATTTTAGCGAAAATCGCGAAGCCATTACTGGATCGATCGTCTTTATTTTTCAACCTGCTGAAGAAATCATGCAGGGCGCTAAAGCCATGACGGATGAAGGGGTTTTAAAAGATGTTGATGTACTGATTGGCTATCATTTGCGAACGGAAGAAGAGTGCCCGATGGGAAGTATGGCGCCCGCTCTCATGCATAGTGCAACTACAATTGTCTCAGGGGAAATTAAAGGGAAAACAGCACATGGAGGGAGACCACATCATGGTGTGAATGTGATTGATGTGATGGCTACTCTTTTGAGCGCGGTTAACACAATCCGTTCGAATCCGCAGTCTGGTACAAGCATCACGTTTACGAGGATAAGCGCGGGAGGCGGGTCATTAAACGTTATCCCGGGTAGTGCTACCTTTGCTCTTGATATTCGTAGTCGTGATAATGAGGAACTTAATCGAGTAATATCAAATCTGGATTCCATTTTTCAAAATTGTGCTGCAATGCATGATGCTAAGATAACATACAGTATTGAAGGGGCGGTACCTGCGCCCAGGTATTCAGGACGACTGATTGAAGAGGCCCGAGAGTCAATTGAAGCGGTACTTGGAAAAGGAAAAGCGATTCCTCCTATTGTGACACCGGGAGGAGAAGATTTTCATTACTATACAGCGTTATCTGATGTCGAAGCAGTATATTTAGGAATAGGTGCAAACGTGTCACCAGGTTTACATGATCCCGCTATGACATTTGAAAAGAAATCACTAGTTGACGCGGTCCAGGTTGTAAGTCATTTGATGGGACAATTGATGAAGCAGAAGTAA
- a CDS encoding sodium:calcium antiporter, with the protein MNLILTIVLFIAAAFATYFIATRLAMYGDAISEKTKTTSAFMGIIIGAAISLPELTSSVTAIAINSPDLAIGNLLGSNLFNLLALAVLDMVYRNEQIMGQTDIGSKLYIYLVIVMTLIVVAGLSLTLPASIFHIGYSSIILVLLYFVGIKWINRKTEEKVKRKSRRNEKYGKFSYRKVVTMFVLSAVGIMIVGTVLTLTADRIAESTGLGASFVGSFLVGASTSLPDAVSVATALKLRNYSMGVTSLLGSNAFNLMLLSFTDAIYLKTNIFRHASMSNIVTTVASILVVLVILYSITRKKQRTTLFYMLPSVAIVVIYFIATFMVYQMK; encoded by the coding sequence ATGAACTTAATTTTAACCATTGTGCTATTTATCGCAGCAGCTTTCGCCACATACTTTATAGCAACGAGGCTCGCGATGTATGGTGACGCTATAAGTGAAAAGACAAAAACAACCTCTGCTTTTATGGGGATTATTATTGGAGCGGCTATTTCTTTACCCGAATTAACATCAAGCGTGACGGCTATCGCGATCAATAGTCCCGATCTAGCTATTGGTAATCTGCTTGGTAGTAATTTATTTAACTTACTTGCACTCGCCGTTCTCGATATGGTTTATCGAAATGAACAAATCATGGGCCAAACGGATATTGGAAGTAAACTATATATTTACCTTGTCATCGTAATGACGTTAATCGTTGTTGCCGGCTTGTCCTTAACCTTACCAGCCAGTATTTTTCATATTGGGTATAGTTCGATTATTCTCGTTCTCCTATATTTTGTAGGAATTAAGTGGATTAATAGGAAAACAGAAGAGAAAGTGAAACGAAAAAGTCGTAGAAATGAGAAATACGGAAAGTTCTCCTATCGAAAAGTAGTCACGATGTTCGTCCTTTCAGCGGTTGGAATTATGATCGTTGGAACCGTTCTAACCTTAACAGCAGATCGAATTGCCGAAAGTACGGGGCTTGGAGCCTCATTCGTAGGATCTTTTCTAGTTGGTGCAAGTACTTCGTTGCCAGATGCAGTAAGTGTAGCGACAGCATTGAAGCTACGAAACTATAGTATGGGTGTGACATCTTTATTAGGGAGTAATGCGTTTAACCTTATGCTCCTATCGTTTACCGATGCGATTTACCTTAAAACGAATATCTTCAGACATGCGAGTATGTCGAATATTGTTACAACCGTCGCATCCATTCTTGTCGTTCTAGTTATTTTATATAGCATTACGCGTAAGAAACAGAGGACGACTCTTTTTTATATGCTACCTTCCGTGGCCATTGTCGTCATTTACTTTATTGCGACGTTCATGGTCTATCAAATGAAATAA
- a CDS encoding MFS transporter gives MSKGKSIHALIILLFTQFVSGGVTNTKGIVLDQVEKDIGLDMSQFGLVVLIFQLGFTLASLIFGYFTDKKGLRIMVIVATVLMGLGFLGTGFAPNILFFLGFYMLVGFGLGALGVASNAIVPAAYPNKQNQMFNLAMGIYGLGMILFPQILNFLFQFASWRYFYIGIAALNFLVIFYVTSVKFPSGKVEKINLKAFIPMLKDAQMIFLMFFLIFEVSAEVSFTNFFPSYLKSLELGGMSKEEKSDMVATILSLFSVFFMIGRLGVAYFANKINERLIMITFSLGSVIIVTISFFFANQMPYLFAGAGLFFSTLFPSATAFGTTISKNPGTALGLIYVASGIGGGIAGYIIGIVSEAFGDKGGFSLVIVFLALMFIVSLFLNSSKSKQTLKANE, from the coding sequence ATGTCAAAAGGAAAAAGTATTCATGCTTTAATTATTTTGCTATTTACCCAGTTCGTTTCCGGTGGAGTGACGAACACGAAAGGGATTGTTCTAGATCAAGTTGAAAAGGATATTGGGTTAGATATGAGCCAGTTTGGTCTCGTTGTTCTCATTTTCCAGCTTGGCTTCACGCTAGCAAGTTTGATCTTTGGTTACTTCACTGATAAAAAGGGTCTGCGTATCATGGTGATCGTGGCTACAGTTCTAATGGGGCTCGGTTTTCTAGGTACAGGTTTCGCACCAAACATTCTGTTCTTCCTTGGTTTTTATATGCTCGTTGGATTTGGGCTCGGTGCGCTCGGTGTAGCGTCGAATGCAATCGTTCCGGCTGCCTATCCAAATAAACAAAATCAAATGTTTAATTTAGCAATGGGAATCTATGGACTGGGAATGATTCTCTTTCCACAAATACTAAATTTCTTATTTCAATTCGCATCATGGCGCTATTTCTATATCGGCATTGCAGCATTGAATTTTCTTGTTATTTTCTACGTCACATCCGTTAAGTTCCCTAGTGGAAAAGTAGAAAAAATTAATTTAAAAGCATTCATTCCAATGTTGAAAGATGCACAAATGATCTTTTTAATGTTCTTCCTCATTTTTGAAGTGTCTGCGGAAGTATCATTTACAAACTTTTTTCCATCATACTTAAAGTCACTAGAGTTAGGCGGGATGTCTAAAGAAGAAAAATCAGACATGGTCGCAACGATTCTTTCTCTATTCTCGGTCTTCTTTATGATTGGTCGTCTCGGGGTCGCGTACTTTGCCAATAAGATTAATGAGCGATTGATTATGATTACATTCTCACTCGGATCTGTGATTATCGTGACAATAAGCTTCTTTTTTGCGAATCAAATGCCTTACCTATTTGCAGGAGCAGGGCTATTTTTCTCTACACTATTTCCATCAGCAACTGCGTTCGGTACAACAATTTCAAAAAATCCAGGTACTGCGCTCGGTCTCATCTATGTAGCATCTGGAATCGGTGGTGGTATTGCTGGTTATATCATCGGAATCGTTTCAGAAGCTTTTGGAGATAAGGGCGGCTTTAGTCTCGTTATCGTATTCTTAGCACTTATGTTCATTGTTTCTCTGTTCTTAAATTCAAGCAAATCAAAGCAGACACTGAAAGCAAATGAATAA
- a CDS encoding biotin transporter BioY, whose protein sequence is MGKMKTIDLVYAGMFAALMAVGANIAQFLVVGGVPITLQTFFAILAGLLLGSRLGSISMIVYTLVGLAGAPVFAQFTGGPGVIFKPTFGFILSYILVAYVVGKIVESKAIPSMRTFMIAGFVGFILNYVIGTNYMYYAYKLWADAPEGFTYGMAWLWMLAPLPKDIILTIVAALISPRIYRAVSKTSNLNQRKVA, encoded by the coding sequence ATGGGAAAAATGAAAACAATTGACCTTGTTTATGCGGGAATGTTTGCAGCTTTAATGGCTGTAGGAGCGAACATTGCTCAATTTCTTGTTGTTGGAGGCGTTCCAATTACGTTACAAACGTTCTTTGCCATTCTTGCAGGTCTTTTACTCGGAAGTAGATTAGGATCGATTTCAATGATTGTCTACACTTTAGTAGGATTAGCAGGCGCACCAGTTTTTGCCCAATTTACTGGCGGTCCCGGTGTTATATTTAAACCTACCTTCGGATTTATTCTTTCATACATTTTAGTTGCTTATGTAGTAGGTAAAATTGTAGAATCAAAAGCTATTCCTTCCATGCGAACGTTTATGATCGCAGGCTTTGTCGGTTTCATCTTAAACTATGTCATCGGCACGAACTATATGTATTATGCATATAAGCTATGGGCAGACGCTCCTGAAGGCTTCACGTATGGCATGGCCTGGTTGTGGATGCTTGCCCCGCTACCAAAAGATATCATCTTAACCATTGTAGCCGCGCTAATCTCCCCACGTATCTATCGTGCGGTTTCGAAGACGTCGAACCTCAATCAACGAAAAGTGGCGTAA
- the parE gene encoding DNA topoisomerase IV subunit B: MVTKQKQEYSDDSIQVLEGLEAVRKRPGMYIGSTDSRGLHHLVYEIVDNSVDEALAGHGDEINVTLYEDNSVSIEDNGRGMPVGMHKLGKPTPEIILTILHAGGKFGQGGYKTSGGLHGVGASVVNALSEWLEVTIHRDGFIFKQRFENGGKPATTLENIGKTRKTGTTIHFKPDPIMFSTLNYNYDTLSERLREAAFLLKGLKIELDDKRHDRKEVFYYETGIEAFIDYLNEDKETLHPVVTFNGVSNGIELDFSFQYNDGFSENVLSFVNNVRTRDGGTHESGMKTAITRVINDYAKKINLLKEKDKNLEGNDIREGFTAIVSVRIPEELLQFEGQTKSKLGTSEARSAIDAIVSGQFSYFLEENPSISEMLIKKSIKAAQAREAARKAREDARSGKKGKRKETILSGKLTPATSRNPKKNELYLVEGDSAGGSAKQGRDRRTQAILPLRGKVINTEKAKLQDIFKNEEINTIIHAIGAGVGPDFDVEDANYDKIIIMTDADTDGAHIQVLLLTFFYRYMKQLVEQGKIFLALPPLYKISKGKGKKEVVEYAWDDEGMKEAMKKVGKGYTIQRYKGLGEMNADQLWETTMNPESRTLIRVKIEDVARAERRVSVLMGDKVEPRRQWIESNVAFGLNEDTNIIENENISIIEEEA; this comes from the coding sequence ATGGTAACGAAACAGAAGCAAGAATATAGTGATGATTCGATCCAGGTGCTTGAAGGCCTGGAAGCAGTCAGAAAACGCCCGGGTATGTATATCGGAAGCACTGACTCACGAGGATTGCATCATCTGGTTTATGAAATTGTAGATAATTCTGTTGACGAAGCTCTTGCAGGTCATGGAGATGAAATCAACGTTACTTTATATGAAGATAATAGCGTTAGCATCGAAGACAATGGACGTGGCATGCCAGTTGGGATGCATAAACTCGGTAAACCGACGCCTGAAATAATTTTAACTATTCTCCATGCTGGAGGTAAGTTCGGACAGGGTGGCTATAAGACGAGTGGTGGTCTACACGGTGTAGGTGCGTCAGTGGTCAATGCCCTGTCCGAATGGTTAGAAGTGACGATCCATCGAGACGGATTTATTTTTAAACAGCGTTTCGAAAATGGTGGAAAGCCTGCTACCACGCTCGAGAACATAGGCAAAACACGAAAAACTGGGACAACCATTCATTTCAAACCTGACCCAATTATGTTCAGCACGCTAAATTATAATTATGACACGCTTAGCGAACGCCTTCGCGAGGCGGCTTTTCTCCTAAAGGGTCTCAAAATTGAGCTTGACGATAAGCGACACGATCGGAAAGAAGTATTTTATTATGAAACCGGTATCGAAGCGTTTATTGATTACCTGAATGAAGACAAAGAAACGCTTCATCCAGTTGTGACCTTTAACGGAGTAAGCAATGGCATTGAACTTGATTTTTCATTCCAATACAATGATGGATTTTCAGAAAATGTGCTGTCATTTGTAAATAACGTTCGGACGAGAGACGGCGGAACACATGAATCTGGTATGAAGACGGCGATTACTCGTGTGATTAATGACTATGCTAAGAAAATCAATCTTCTAAAAGAGAAAGATAAGAATTTAGAAGGAAACGATATTCGTGAGGGCTTTACTGCAATCGTCTCCGTTCGTATTCCAGAAGAGTTGCTGCAGTTTGAGGGTCAAACAAAAAGCAAGCTTGGAACAAGTGAAGCACGCTCTGCGATCGATGCGATTGTATCGGGACAATTCTCTTACTTCTTAGAAGAGAACCCGTCCATTAGCGAAATGCTGATTAAAAAGTCAATCAAAGCTGCCCAGGCACGTGAAGCTGCAAGAAAAGCGCGCGAAGATGCCCGTTCTGGTAAGAAAGGAAAGCGGAAAGAAACGATTCTGAGCGGAAAATTAACGCCTGCAACGTCTCGAAACCCAAAGAAAAACGAATTGTACCTTGTTGAAGGTGACTCAGCGGGTGGGTCTGCCAAACAGGGACGCGATCGTCGTACACAAGCCATTCTCCCGCTTCGGGGTAAGGTTATTAATACGGAGAAAGCAAAACTCCAGGATATCTTCAAAAATGAAGAAATTAACACGATTATTCATGCGATTGGAGCTGGTGTCGGGCCGGACTTTGACGTGGAGGATGCAAACTACGACAAAATCATTATTATGACGGATGCTGATACGGATGGCGCTCATATCCAGGTTCTCCTGCTAACGTTTTTCTACCGCTATATGAAACAGCTCGTCGAACAAGGGAAGATCTTTCTTGCTCTCCCGCCTCTTTATAAAATAAGCAAAGGGAAAGGTAAGAAAGAAGTCGTTGAATATGCCTGGGATGATGAGGGCATGAAAGAAGCGATGAAGAAAGTCGGGAAAGGCTATACGATTCAACGCTATAAGGGTCTTGGTGAAATGAACGCTGATCAATTATGGGAAACAACGATGAATCCTGAAAGTCGTACATTGATTCGAGTAAAAATTGAAGACGTTGCACGTGCTGAGCGACGCGTTTCCGTACTTATGGGAGATAAAGTTGAACCACGGAGACAATGGATTGAATCCAATGTGGCCTTTGGGTTAAATGAAGATACAAACATCATCGAGAATGAGAACATTTCCATCATTGAAGAGGAGGCGTAA